The genomic segment GGTCTGAAGTATGCGCTGTCGGAACAACCGTATTACGTGCTTTGGAGAGTTCTGTCTCCACAAATGGAATGCTGAAGCCGGCCGACATCTGGACCAATAAATTTATTTTTCCACCTTATGAAATAAGTGTACCCACAAGCCTGGTTTCTAACTTCCATTTGCCCATGTCGACCATGATGATGATGGTATCGGCCTTTACAGGATATGACAGGTTGATGGATATATATGAGCTGGCAGTTAAGGAAAAATACAGATTCGGGTCTTATGGCGATGCCATGCTGGTACTGTAATAGATTTAGGGATATCTGATAAAACTTAAAATGGCGAAACTCAAGACCATATTTTATTGCAGGAATTGTGGGAATGAGTCTTCAAAGTGGATTGGCCGTTGTCCCGGATGTGGAGAATGGAATACCTATATCGAGGAACCGGTAGAAAAGAAGACAGCGAATCATCCGATTTACGAAACGACTGAGAGGACGAGACCGCAGAAGTTATCCGAAATATCAGCGGCAGTCCACCAACGGATCAATACCCACAATGAAGAATTAAACAGGGTCCTGGGAGGCGGTTTGGTCCCGGGATCTCTGGTATTGCTGGGAGGTGAGCCCGGTATCGGGAAATCGACTCTGGCGTTACAAGTTGCCTTAGAGCTACAAGGACAAAACGTATTATATGTTTCCGGAGAGGAAAGCCTTCAACAAATAAAATTAAGGGCTGAGCGCATCGGAAGGAAAGACAATGACTGTCTTTTCCTGAATGAGACTTCTTTGGAAAATATTCTGATGCATTGTAATGATAATAAACCGTCTTTACTATTTGTTGATTCTATCCAGACCATCAGTACCCAGAATATTGATTCCTCGGCAGGAAGTGTTTCCCAGGTAAGGGAATGTACCGCAGCATTGCTTAAATATGCCAAGGCTACCCATACCTCCATTATTTTGATAGGTCATATTACTAAAGACGGAATACTGGCCGGTCCTAAAATTCTGGAACATATTGTGGATGCTGTTCTTCAGTTTGAGGGTGACCACAATCATGTATACCGGATTCTCCGCTCTTTGAAGAACCGTTTCGGTTCGACTTCGGAATT from the Bacteroidales bacterium genome contains:
- the radA gene encoding DNA repair protein RadA; its protein translation is MAKLKTIFYCRNCGNESSKWIGRCPGCGEWNTYIEEPVEKKTANHPIYETTERTRPQKLSEISAAVHQRINTHNEELNRVLGGGLVPGSLVLLGGEPGIGKSTLALQVALELQGQNVLYVSGEESLQQIKLRAERIGRKDNDCLFLNETSLENILMHCNDNKPSLLFVDSIQTISTQNIDSSAGSVSQVRECTAALLKYAKATHTSIILIGHITKDGILAGPKILEHIVDAVLQFEGDHNHVYRILRSLKNRFGSTSELGIFEMRGNGLREVNNPSEMLITTNDEGLSGIGIGATIDGIRPFLIEVQALVSSAVYGTPQRSCTGFDGRRLNMLLAVLEKRAGFSLSAKDVFLNIAGGLKVDDPAIDMAVIAAIMSSNIDMPISHQYCFSGEVGLSGEIRPVSRIEQRIQEAQKLGFTKIFVAGANKKGIDVSGLSIQVVFVSKVEHLFKALFGKN